A stretch of Janibacter endophyticus DNA encodes these proteins:
- a CDS encoding glycosyltransferase: MRIAVIATTRNPLAEPYPGGQEAQTAAVLRGLRRAGHTVRLYAREGTDLALCDELAAYPVPPVLSRISELDLHLPEPDFLRDETAMAWAMADLARRPVDLVHNQSLHHLPLAMSAALPSPVVTTLHCPPFPWMEVGVALAAPSVRYVCVSAASAAQWSMLQSRPRVVHNGIDPAAFPLGDGGDALVWVGRITPEKGTDLAIRAARAAGLPLRLVGPTSDRRYFASHVEPLLGDGVEHLGHLTNEATAEVVGSSLASLATPRWEEPFGLVAAEAMMCGTPVVALSRGGLPEVVSRSSGVLVPDLGRAEAALADALAEAVPQAAALDRRAVRADAEARLGEDRMVAEYLEVFADAVEGQASLSSIRVG, encoded by the coding sequence ATGCGCATCGCCGTCATCGCCACGACCCGCAACCCCCTGGCGGAGCCCTACCCCGGCGGCCAGGAGGCGCAGACCGCGGCGGTCCTGCGCGGCCTGCGCCGGGCCGGCCACACCGTGCGCCTCTACGCCCGCGAGGGCACCGACCTCGCGCTGTGCGACGAGCTGGCGGCCTACCCTGTCCCGCCGGTGCTCAGCCGGATCTCCGAGCTCGACCTGCACCTGCCCGAGCCGGACTTCCTGCGCGACGAGACGGCCATGGCGTGGGCGATGGCCGATCTCGCCCGACGGCCCGTCGACCTCGTCCACAACCAGAGCCTCCATCACCTGCCGCTCGCGATGAGCGCTGCCCTCCCGAGCCCGGTGGTGACGACGCTGCACTGCCCGCCCTTCCCCTGGATGGAGGTCGGCGTCGCGCTCGCCGCCCCTTCCGTGCGTTACGTCTGCGTCAGCGCGGCCTCGGCCGCCCAGTGGTCGATGCTGCAGAGCCGACCGCGCGTCGTGCACAACGGCATCGACCCCGCGGCCTTCCCTCTCGGTGATGGCGGCGATGCCCTCGTCTGGGTCGGCCGGATCACCCCGGAGAAGGGCACCGACCTCGCGATCCGCGCCGCTCGTGCGGCCGGTCTGCCCCTGCGGCTCGTCGGACCGACGAGCGACCGGCGGTACTTCGCGTCGCACGTCGAGCCGCTGCTCGGTGACGGCGTCGAGCACCTCGGCCACCTGACGAATGAGGCGACCGCCGAGGTCGTCGGGTCGAGCCTGGCCAGCCTCGCGACCCCCCGCTGGGAGGAGCCCTTCGGGCTCGTCGCCGCGGAGGCGATGATGTGCGGCACGCCCGTCGTCGCGCTCAGCCGCGGCGGCCTGCCCGAGGTCGTGAGCCGCAGCTCCGGCGTCCTCGTCCCCGACCTCGGCCGGGCCGAGGCGGCCCTCGCGGACGCCCTCGCCGAGGCGGTACCGCAGGCGGCTGCCCTGGACCGGAGGGCCGTGCGGGCCGACGCCGAGGCGCGGCTCGGAGAGGACCGCATGGTCGCCGAGTACCTCGAGGTCTTCGCCGACGCCGTCGAGGGCCAGGCCAGCCTCAGCTCGATCCGCGTCGGATGA
- a CDS encoding glycosyltransferase, with amino-acid sequence MSLRIGWYVHHHGAGHLTRARVVGRALAARGHEVTLLGSRLRDVPAALGRLDLPMDDEGVDPRRDEVTAGGRLHWAPLRHSGFRGRGASLAAWVADQGPDLLVVDVSVEMAMLGRLLGVPVVVVAQPGERTDEPHRAVYDIASAVLAPWPAGWSQLVAPHLADARAEVVEVGGISRLAAPAGVPATERQGMVLAGGEGFDDPDLADRITASVPGLRWQVLDGRTWVDDLAPVLAAAEVVVAHCGQNAVADIAAIGRPTLLLPQERPFADQDRLATALAARGLARIVVRDRQRDPLTHWAAEVEASRVLPSRWEQWRTEGAVDRAAELVERVGRG; translated from the coding sequence ATGAGCCTGCGCATCGGGTGGTACGTGCACCATCACGGGGCCGGCCACCTCACCCGGGCGCGGGTCGTGGGTCGGGCGCTTGCCGCGCGGGGGCACGAGGTGACGCTCCTGGGCTCGCGGCTGAGGGACGTCCCGGCAGCTCTCGGGCGACTGGACCTCCCGATGGACGACGAAGGGGTGGACCCTCGCCGTGACGAGGTGACGGCGGGAGGTCGTCTGCACTGGGCACCGTTGCGGCACAGCGGGTTCCGTGGTCGAGGAGCGTCGCTCGCGGCGTGGGTGGCCGACCAGGGGCCTGACCTCCTCGTCGTCGACGTCTCGGTCGAGATGGCGATGCTCGGGCGGCTCCTCGGCGTGCCCGTCGTCGTGGTCGCCCAGCCGGGGGAGCGCACGGACGAGCCGCACCGGGCGGTCTACGACATCGCCTCGGCTGTCCTCGCGCCGTGGCCCGCGGGGTGGTCCCAGCTCGTCGCGCCGCACCTCGCGGACGCGCGGGCCGAGGTCGTCGAGGTCGGGGGCATCAGCCGACTGGCCGCTCCCGCGGGCGTGCCTGCCACGGAGCGGCAGGGCATGGTGCTCGCCGGGGGAGAGGGCTTCGACGACCCCGACCTCGCCGACCGCATCACCGCGTCGGTCCCCGGCCTGCGCTGGCAGGTCCTCGACGGCCGGACGTGGGTCGACGACCTCGCTCCGGTCCTCGCAGCGGCGGAGGTCGTCGTCGCCCACTGCGGCCAGAACGCCGTCGCCGACATCGCCGCGATTGGACGTCCCACGCTCCTGCTGCCGCAGGAGCGCCCCTTCGCCGACCAGGACCGGCTCGCGACAGCCCTGGCTGCGCGAGGCCTGGCGCGCATCGTCGTCCGCGACCGGCAGCGCGACCCGCTCACCCACTGGGCGGCCGAGGTCGAGGCGTCGCGCGTGCTGCCGTCCCGCTGGGAGCAGTGGCGCACCGAGGGCGCCGTCGACCGCGCGGCCGAGCTCGTCGAGCGGGTGGGTCGTGGTTGA
- a CDS encoding SDR family NAD(P)-dependent oxidoreductase — MQITDRTVALVTGGASGLGEATTRHLHSLGAAVVIADLPSSPGQTLADELGERARFVATDVRDEVAVQAAVDSAGELGELRVAVTCAGIGTPGRVVGRTGALPLESFRQVIDVNLVGTFNVLRLAAAAMVKNEPVDGDRGVCVMTASIAAYDGQVGQAAYAASKGGVVGLTLSAARDLADKAVRVVTIAPGTFATPMLAGLPAEATKVLEAQVPHPSRLGQPAEYAKLVGHVVDNAMLNGEVIRLDGALRMPPR, encoded by the coding sequence ATGCAGATCACCGACCGGACCGTCGCTCTCGTCACCGGAGGAGCCTCCGGGCTCGGGGAGGCCACGACCCGCCACCTCCACAGCCTCGGCGCCGCGGTCGTCATCGCCGACCTCCCCTCGAGCCCAGGCCAGACCCTGGCTGACGAGCTGGGTGAGCGGGCCCGCTTCGTCGCCACCGATGTCCGGGACGAGGTCGCTGTCCAGGCGGCGGTCGACTCCGCCGGGGAGCTCGGCGAGCTGCGGGTCGCCGTGACCTGTGCGGGTATCGGTACGCCGGGTCGGGTCGTGGGACGTACGGGGGCGCTGCCGCTCGAGAGCTTCCGCCAGGTCATCGACGTCAACCTCGTCGGCACCTTCAACGTCCTGCGCCTCGCCGCCGCCGCGATGGTCAAGAACGAGCCGGTCGACGGCGACCGCGGCGTGTGCGTCATGACTGCCTCGATCGCCGCCTACGACGGTCAGGTGGGGCAGGCGGCGTACGCCGCGTCGAAGGGCGGCGTCGTCGGGCTGACGCTCTCGGCCGCTCGCGACCTCGCGGACAAGGCGGTGCGGGTCGTGACGATCGCGCCGGGGACCTTCGCCACCCCGATGCTCGCGGGGCTGCCCGCGGAGGCGACGAAGGTCCTCGAGGCCCAGGTCCCGCACCCCTCGCGGCTCGGGCAGCCGGCCGAGTACGCCAAGCTGGTCGGCCACGTCGTCGACAACGCGATGCTCAACGGCGAGGTCATCCGCCTCGACGGTGCCCTGCGCATGCCTCCCCGCTGA
- a CDS encoding alpha/beta fold hydrolase, with product MSDAAAQQPTTDEPAKGQGLAEPWGAVSRTVDLDGEVHYIEWAGPKGASPVLLVHGLGGNHLNWVLLGQRLAQHYRVYALDLVGFGLTRATERSASVGNNAKLVRRFLDEVVEEDAILVGNSMGGLISTMVTSRVPDRVRGLVLLAPALAAPKSRPQDALRSVATLVSAPVRRNMRRRLGRSVTVAGEVEFVLRLCIARWDRADRDVVEAHVDLAHAQLGFREQQRAFKEAGQTMMNALVRHSVTAARLAKIGMPVLLVQGTLDRLVPVSAARWAAKLNADWTYVEMPGVGHVPMIEVPDDTYDAITDWARTKLGDTHD from the coding sequence ATGAGTGACGCAGCAGCGCAGCAGCCGACCACCGACGAGCCGGCCAAGGGCCAGGGTCTCGCCGAGCCGTGGGGGGCGGTGAGTCGTACGGTCGACCTCGACGGCGAGGTCCACTACATCGAGTGGGCCGGTCCGAAGGGGGCATCCCCGGTCCTCCTCGTCCACGGCCTCGGCGGCAACCACCTCAACTGGGTGCTCCTCGGTCAGCGGCTGGCTCAGCACTACCGCGTCTACGCCCTCGACCTCGTCGGCTTCGGTCTCACCCGCGCGACCGAGCGCTCGGCGTCGGTGGGCAACAACGCCAAGCTCGTCCGGCGCTTCCTCGACGAGGTGGTCGAGGAGGACGCGATCCTCGTCGGCAACTCCATGGGCGGGCTCATCTCGACGATGGTCACGAGCCGTGTGCCCGACCGGGTCCGCGGGCTCGTGCTCCTCGCTCCCGCCCTCGCAGCCCCGAAGTCGCGCCCGCAGGACGCCCTCCGGAGCGTCGCCACGCTCGTCTCGGCGCCGGTCCGGCGCAACATGCGTCGGCGGCTCGGTCGCTCGGTGACTGTCGCCGGCGAGGTCGAGTTCGTGCTCCGACTGTGCATCGCGCGCTGGGACCGGGCGGACCGCGACGTCGTCGAGGCCCACGTCGACCTCGCGCATGCGCAGCTCGGCTTCCGCGAGCAGCAGCGCGCCTTCAAGGAGGCGGGCCAGACGATGATGAACGCCCTGGTGCGCCACAGCGTCACCGCAGCCCGCCTCGCCAAGATCGGCATGCCCGTCCTCCTCGTCCAGGGGACCCTCGACCGGCTCGTGCCCGTCTCCGCCGCCCGGTGGGCCGCCAAGCTCAACGCCGACTGGACCTATGTCGAGATGCCGGGCGTCGGGCACGTCCCGATGATCGAGGTCCCCGACGACACCTACGACGCGATCACCGACTGGGCCCGCACCAAGCTCGGCGACACCCATGACTGA
- a CDS encoding glucosyl-3-phosphoglycerate synthase: MLAETRGWLSTRTSTHHDWGVEDLREAKERSGSRVSVVIPAKNEVATVGAVVAGIVAELVRAAPLVDEVVVIDSDSRDGTADAAREAGAVVRAAAEIRPDLGTNPGKGEAIWKSLHVTSGDLLVFVDADLRLWGPHFVTGLLGPLLDDPEVLLVKGFYDRVLRSGGAAVSTEGGRVTELVARPMLDLWWPELAGVIQPLAGEWGARRPLMESLQVPTGYGVEIATLIDTFARHGLDAIAQVDLGARAHEHQKDHDLAVMAAELLAVTRARCPGAEGPGVRADVLQQHTRDGGWRERKVPLVERPPAGPLRLDIEEAR; the protein is encoded by the coding sequence ATGCTCGCCGAGACCCGTGGCTGGCTCAGCACGCGCACGTCCACCCACCACGACTGGGGCGTCGAGGATCTCCGTGAGGCCAAGGAGCGCTCCGGCTCGCGCGTGAGCGTCGTCATCCCCGCGAAGAACGAGGTGGCGACCGTCGGAGCTGTTGTCGCCGGCATCGTCGCCGAGCTCGTCCGGGCGGCACCGCTCGTCGACGAGGTCGTCGTCATCGACTCCGACTCCCGCGACGGCACCGCCGACGCCGCCCGCGAGGCCGGAGCCGTCGTCCGTGCGGCTGCCGAGATCAGGCCGGACCTGGGCACCAACCCCGGCAAGGGCGAGGCGATCTGGAAGTCGCTGCACGTGACGAGCGGCGACCTGCTCGTCTTCGTCGACGCCGACCTGCGGCTCTGGGGCCCGCACTTCGTCACAGGCCTGCTCGGCCCGCTGCTCGACGACCCGGAGGTGCTCCTCGTCAAGGGCTTCTACGACCGGGTGCTGCGCAGCGGCGGCGCAGCCGTCAGCACCGAGGGTGGTCGAGTCACCGAGCTCGTCGCCCGGCCGATGCTCGACCTCTGGTGGCCCGAGCTCGCCGGGGTCATCCAGCCCCTCGCGGGGGAGTGGGGCGCTCGCCGACCGCTCATGGAGTCGTTGCAGGTCCCCACGGGCTACGGCGTCGAGATCGCGACCCTCATCGACACCTTCGCCCGGCACGGACTCGACGCGATCGCCCAGGTGGACCTTGGGGCCCGCGCGCACGAGCACCAGAAGGACCACGACCTCGCCGTCATGGCCGCCGAGCTCCTCGCCGTCACCCGCGCCCGCTGCCCCGGGGCCGAGGGTCCCGGAGTGCGCGCAGACGTCCTCCAGCAGCACACCCGTGACGGTGGGTGGCGCGAGCGCAAGGTGCCGCTCGTCGAGCGACCCCCGGCGGGCCCCCTTCGCCTGGACATCGAGGAGGCGAGATGA
- a CDS encoding bifunctional PIG-L family deacetylase/class I SAM-dependent methyltransferase, with protein sequence MSTPPSFRHSEPGTSEAAWLLDTRWEAVPALAPEAVLEGCDSLLVLAAHPDDESLGAAGLIAAAGRAGLPAVVIVASSGEQSHPRATAWSVHDLGRARRAEARRAVEGLAADNRLVQLAVPDGRVSEHEGEIAAAASPFVGPRTLVLAPWSRDGHPDHDAVGRVAARLGARVWEYPVWAWQWADGDVLPWERLRQVPLDVELVTAKRTAIEAHGTQTTPLGPGEGDAPVLGPHVRARFERLVETYVVPADEPVPSPSRSERAETFDELLGDGDPWDLDGWYERRKRALSLAGLGRERYDRVLDLGCATGRLTADLAARAGHVTAVDVSQAALDRARAHVPDPHVEWLRGELPGVLDEVSGSPFDLVVISEVGYFLRGDEWLATVRGARRRLADGGEIVLCHWRHPTTGIPLDGPLAHRQAHAMLDLPLRVRHEEPDLLLSVHGGRPLTTRGAR encoded by the coding sequence ATGAGTACCCCGCCCTCCTTCCGCCACAGCGAGCCCGGCACGAGCGAGGCCGCCTGGCTCCTCGACACCCGGTGGGAGGCGGTGCCCGCGCTCGCGCCGGAGGCGGTCCTCGAGGGGTGCGACAGCCTCCTCGTGCTCGCGGCGCACCCCGACGACGAGAGCCTCGGCGCCGCAGGGCTCATCGCCGCCGCTGGTCGCGCCGGCCTGCCGGCCGTGGTGATCGTCGCGAGCTCCGGTGAGCAGTCGCACCCCCGGGCCACTGCGTGGTCCGTCCACGACCTCGGCCGGGCACGTCGTGCCGAGGCGCGCCGTGCCGTGGAGGGGCTCGCTGCGGACAACCGGCTCGTCCAGCTCGCCGTCCCCGACGGCCGGGTGAGCGAGCACGAGGGCGAGATCGCCGCCGCCGCATCCCCCTTCGTCGGACCGCGGACGCTTGTCCTCGCCCCCTGGAGCCGCGACGGGCACCCCGACCACGATGCCGTCGGCCGCGTGGCCGCCCGGCTCGGTGCGCGGGTCTGGGAGTACCCCGTGTGGGCGTGGCAGTGGGCCGACGGCGACGTCCTGCCGTGGGAGCGGCTGCGGCAGGTCCCGCTCGACGTCGAGCTGGTCACGGCCAAGAGGACCGCGATCGAGGCCCATGGCACGCAGACGACCCCCCTCGGGCCGGGGGAGGGGGACGCGCCGGTCCTCGGGCCGCACGTGCGCGCTCGCTTCGAGCGGCTCGTCGAGACCTACGTCGTGCCGGCCGACGAGCCCGTCCCGTCACCGTCCCGATCAGAGCGCGCTGAGACCTTCGACGAGCTGCTCGGCGACGGAGACCCGTGGGACCTCGACGGCTGGTACGAGCGACGCAAGCGCGCGCTCTCCCTGGCCGGGCTGGGGCGCGAGCGGTACGACCGCGTGCTCGACCTGGGCTGCGCGACGGGCCGGCTCACCGCCGACCTCGCTGCGCGCGCCGGCCACGTCACGGCGGTCGACGTCAGCCAGGCCGCCCTCGACCGGGCTCGCGCGCACGTCCCCGACCCGCACGTCGAGTGGCTCCGCGGCGAGCTGCCCGGCGTCCTCGACGAGGTGAGCGGATCCCCCTTCGACCTCGTCGTCATCTCCGAGGTGGGCTACTTCCTCCGTGGCGACGAGTGGCTGGCCACGGTCCGCGGCGCCCGGCGGCGGCTCGCCGACGGAGGCGAGATCGTCCTGTGCCACTGGCGGCACCCGACGACCGGCATCCCGCTCGACGGGCCGCTCGCCCACCGTCAGGCCCACGCGATGCTTGACCTGCCGCTGAGGGTGCGGCACGAGGAGCCGGACCTCCTGCTCAGCGTCCACGGTGGGCGCCCGCTCACGACCCGGGGCGCGCGATGA
- a CDS encoding DoxX family protein, protein MTATTDRRTHVETDVLYQEDVVRSPMAQWLLTALRLLLGWTFLWPFLDKLFGLGYGTPAEGAWIDGGSPTTGFLTKSPDVVNGPFAGLFENFAGGIWDWVFMLGLAGIGIAFLAGGMLKIAAWGGTLLLFLMYLAALPIGRPGEGFTNPITDSHWIEALALLVVAYTLSGDKLGLGRWWGRKVGNGILR, encoded by the coding sequence ATGACCGCCACGACCGACCGCCGCACGCACGTCGAGACAGACGTCCTGTACCAGGAGGACGTCGTCCGTTCCCCGATGGCCCAGTGGCTCCTCACCGCGCTGCGTCTTCTCCTGGGCTGGACCTTCCTCTGGCCCTTCCTCGACAAGCTCTTCGGCCTCGGCTACGGCACGCCGGCCGAGGGTGCCTGGATCGACGGCGGGTCGCCGACGACCGGCTTCCTCACCAAGAGCCCCGACGTCGTCAACGGCCCCTTCGCCGGACTCTTCGAGAACTTTGCCGGCGGGATCTGGGACTGGGTCTTCATGCTCGGGCTGGCGGGCATCGGCATCGCCTTCCTGGCCGGCGGCATGCTGAAGATCGCGGCCTGGGGCGGCACCCTCCTGCTGTTCCTCATGTACCTCGCGGCCCTTCCCATCGGCCGCCCGGGCGAGGGCTTCACCAACCCGATCACCGACAGCCACTGGATCGAGGCGCTCGCCCTGCTCGTCGTGGCCTACACCCTCTCGGGCGACAAGCTCGGTCTCGGTCGCTGGTGGGGTCGCAAGGTCGGCAACGGCATCCTGCGCTGA
- the gabT gene encoding 4-aminobutyrate--2-oxoglutarate transaminase — translation MQQRKLAAVADGVGTGLPVYVEAAEGGIIRDIDGNQLIDLASGIAVTSVGNRNPRVIEAVQRQVEDFTHTCFMVTPYEEYLEVCEALAEVTPGPHAKKSALFNSGAEAVENAVKIARHATGRTAVVAFDHGYHGRTNLTMALTAKNMPYKDGFGPFAGEVYRAPMAYPYRWLTGPKQCADEAFEAFTAMVHAQVGEQNTAAVILEPIQGEGGFIVPPQGWMRRVADWCSEHGILFIADEVQSGFCRTGDWFASEHEGVVPDLITTAKGIAGGMPLASVTGRAELMDAVHGGGLGGTYGGNPVACAAALASIETMREENLAGRAREIEELLVGRLQALSDSTGVIGEVRGRGAMIAIELVSDLDLKTPAPELAAKVNKACHERGLVTLTCGTYGNVFRFLPPLTISDDLLEEGMDVLAEAFSVALG, via the coding sequence ATGCAGCAGCGCAAGCTCGCCGCAGTCGCGGACGGGGTGGGCACCGGCCTGCCGGTCTACGTCGAGGCAGCCGAGGGCGGGATCATCCGCGACATCGACGGCAACCAGCTCATCGACCTCGCCTCCGGCATCGCCGTGACGAGCGTGGGCAACCGCAACCCTCGCGTCATCGAGGCTGTCCAGCGGCAGGTCGAGGACTTCACCCACACCTGCTTCATGGTCACCCCCTACGAGGAGTACCTCGAGGTGTGCGAGGCGCTCGCCGAGGTGACGCCCGGCCCCCATGCGAAGAAGTCGGCGCTCTTCAACTCCGGGGCCGAGGCGGTCGAGAACGCCGTGAAGATCGCGCGGCACGCCACCGGTCGCACCGCCGTCGTTGCCTTCGACCACGGCTACCACGGGCGCACCAACCTCACCATGGCGCTGACGGCGAAGAACATGCCGTACAAGGACGGCTTCGGGCCCTTCGCCGGTGAGGTCTACCGGGCCCCCATGGCCTACCCCTACCGCTGGCTCACCGGCCCGAAGCAGTGCGCCGATGAGGCCTTCGAGGCCTTCACCGCGATGGTGCACGCGCAGGTCGGCGAGCAGAACACGGCGGCGGTGATCCTCGAGCCGATCCAGGGCGAAGGGGGGTTCATCGTCCCGCCCCAGGGCTGGATGCGTCGGGTGGCCGACTGGTGCAGCGAGCACGGCATCCTCTTCATCGCCGACGAGGTGCAGTCCGGCTTCTGCCGCACCGGTGACTGGTTCGCCAGCGAGCACGAAGGGGTCGTCCCGGACCTCATCACGACGGCGAAGGGCATCGCCGGCGGCATGCCGCTCGCGTCGGTCACCGGCCGTGCCGAGCTCATGGACGCTGTCCACGGCGGAGGTCTCGGCGGCACCTACGGCGGCAACCCCGTCGCCTGCGCCGCGGCCCTCGCGAGCATCGAGACGATGCGCGAGGAGAACCTCGCCGGGCGCGCCCGCGAGATCGAGGAGCTGCTCGTCGGTCGCCTGCAGGCGCTCTCCGACTCCACCGGCGTCATCGGGGAGGTCCGGGGACGCGGCGCGATGATCGCCATCGAGCTCGTCTCCGACCTCGACCTCAAGACGCCGGCCCCCGAGCTTGCGGCCAAGGTCAACAAGGCCTGCCACGAGCGCGGCCTGGTGACGCTGACGTGCGGGACGTACGGCAACGTCTTCCGATTCCTGCCGCCGCTGACCATCAGCGACGACCTCCTCGAGGAAGGGATGGACGTCCTGGCCGAGGCGTTCTCGGTGGCGCTGGGCTGA
- the folP gene encoding dihydropteroate synthase, translating into MTLRLGRRSFSDTDLLVMAIVNRTPDSFYDKGATFADDAAMARVDTVVEEGADLVDIGGVKAAPGGDVSVAEEIERIVGFVAEVRERHPELVISVDTWRHEVAREVCAAGADVLNDAWGGADPRLVDVAAEHDVAIVCTHTGGAAVRTRPFRTGYERDVVRDVVEGAVGYARRAVEAGVAPESVLIDPAHDFGKNTHHTLEVTRRLGEMVETGWPVLVSLSNKDFVGETLDRPVDERVVGTLATTAVSAWLGARVFRVHEVAETRQVLDMVATLRGERPPARTMRGLA; encoded by the coding sequence ATGACCCTCCGGCTCGGAAGACGGAGCTTCTCCGACACCGACCTGCTCGTCATGGCGATCGTCAACCGGACGCCGGACTCCTTCTACGACAAGGGTGCGACCTTCGCCGACGACGCGGCGATGGCCCGGGTCGACACCGTCGTCGAGGAGGGCGCGGACCTCGTCGACATCGGTGGGGTCAAGGCGGCCCCAGGTGGCGACGTGAGCGTCGCCGAGGAGATCGAGCGGATCGTCGGCTTCGTCGCCGAGGTCCGGGAGCGGCACCCCGAGCTCGTCATCAGCGTCGACACGTGGCGGCACGAGGTGGCCCGGGAGGTGTGCGCCGCCGGAGCCGACGTCCTCAACGACGCCTGGGGCGGCGCCGACCCGAGGCTGGTCGACGTCGCTGCCGAGCACGACGTCGCGATCGTGTGCACCCACACCGGCGGCGCGGCGGTACGCACCCGTCCTTTCCGCACCGGCTACGAGCGGGATGTGGTGAGAGACGTCGTCGAGGGAGCCGTCGGGTACGCCCGCCGCGCGGTGGAGGCCGGGGTGGCACCGGAGTCGGTGCTCATCGATCCGGCCCACGACTTCGGCAAGAACACACACCACACGCTCGAGGTGACCCGGCGCCTCGGCGAGATGGTCGAGACCGGCTGGCCGGTGCTCGTCTCGCTGTCCAACAAGGACTTCGTCGGGGAGACCCTCGACCGACCGGTGGACGAGCGCGTCGTCGGCACGCTCGCGACGACCGCGGTGTCCGCCTGGCTCGGGGCTCGGGTCTTCCGGGTCCACGAGGTCGCCGAGACCCGCCAGGTCCTCGACATGGTCGCGACCCTGCGCGGCGAGCGGCCGCCGGCCCGGACGATGCGGGGGCTGGCATGA
- a CDS encoding glycosyltransferase, with the protein MITRVAVVVPARDEEEMLPGCLSSIEAAAAVLRRARRETAVDVRVVLDGCTDGSAAVVALHGARATSCDLGRVGAARHLGVMTALGHGAAGQTWVACTDADSVVPVHWLTEQLDLADDGADVVVGTVEPLGIIDPAVLAGWAARHELVEGHTHVHGANLGLRATTYLALGGFAPLALHEDVDLVRRARLNPSVRVIATDRLRVRTSARTDSRCTGGFAGYLADLAKEVG; encoded by the coding sequence ATGATCACGCGGGTCGCCGTGGTCGTCCCGGCGCGCGACGAGGAGGAGATGCTCCCGGGATGCCTGAGCAGCATCGAGGCTGCGGCCGCCGTCCTGCGCCGGGCTCGCCGTGAGACCGCCGTCGACGTCCGGGTCGTCCTCGACGGATGCACCGACGGCTCGGCCGCCGTCGTCGCGCTCCACGGCGCACGGGCGACGTCCTGCGATCTCGGCCGGGTCGGTGCCGCCCGGCACCTCGGGGTCATGACCGCGCTCGGCCACGGTGCCGCCGGCCAGACCTGGGTCGCCTGCACCGATGCCGACTCGGTCGTCCCGGTGCACTGGCTCACCGAGCAGCTCGACCTCGCGGACGACGGCGCAGACGTCGTCGTGGGCACCGTCGAGCCGCTCGGCATCATCGACCCGGCCGTGCTCGCCGGGTGGGCGGCTCGCCACGAGCTCGTCGAGGGCCACACCCACGTCCACGGCGCCAACCTCGGACTGCGAGCCACGACCTACCTGGCGCTCGGAGGCTTCGCCCCGCTCGCCCTGCACGAGGACGTCGACCTCGTCCGGCGGGCCCGGCTCAACCCCTCGGTCCGCGTCATCGCGACCGACCGCCTGCGCGTGCGGACCTCCGCGCGCACCGACTCGAGGTGCACCGGCGGCTTCGCCGGCTACCTCGCCGACCTCGCGAAGGAGGTGGGCTGA
- a CDS encoding glycosyltransferase family 2 protein, translated as MVELVEPEIAAVTVVHGRHDHLLRQRRMLREVAAGTPHVVVTMDDDDIAPLLQDDPDVTVVSALPDPRGLPLAAARNRGVETALAQGADLVVLLDVDCLPGPDLLPRYAEASHDAPEDLLCGPVTYLGEGVLPDSAADLLALTDPHAARPSPSAGELVRDGDHDLFWSLSFAVTPATWRRLGGFCEDYVGYGGEDTDLAWTARECGVGLTWVGGAHAYHQWHPVSRPPVEHVADIVRNARIAHRRWGRWPMRGWLDAFAEAGLVRWDADGPTLSTAGRATPTIGG; from the coding sequence GTGGTTGAGCTGGTCGAGCCCGAGATCGCCGCCGTCACCGTCGTCCACGGGCGTCACGACCACCTGCTGCGCCAGCGCCGGATGCTGCGTGAGGTCGCAGCCGGGACCCCGCACGTCGTCGTGACGATGGACGACGACGACATCGCGCCTCTCCTGCAGGACGACCCCGACGTCACCGTGGTCTCCGCGCTCCCCGACCCACGGGGCCTCCCGCTCGCCGCCGCCCGCAACCGGGGCGTCGAGACGGCTCTCGCGCAGGGTGCCGACCTCGTCGTCCTGCTCGACGTCGACTGCCTCCCCGGCCCGGACCTCCTCCCGCGCTACGCCGAGGCATCCCACGACGCCCCCGAGGACCTTCTCTGCGGGCCGGTCACCTACCTCGGGGAGGGCGTCCTGCCCGACTCGGCCGCAGACCTCCTCGCCCTCACCGACCCGCACGCGGCCCGCCCTTCGCCCTCCGCCGGCGAGCTCGTCCGCGACGGTGACCACGACCTCTTCTGGTCGCTCTCCTTTGCCGTCACCCCGGCGACCTGGCGTCGCCTCGGCGGGTTCTGCGAGGACTACGTCGGCTACGGCGGCGAGGACACCGACCTGGCCTGGACCGCGCGCGAGTGCGGCGTCGGTCTCACCTGGGTCGGCGGTGCGCATGCCTACCACCAGTGGCACCCCGTCTCACGGCCGCCGGTCGAGCACGTCGCCGACATCGTCCGCAACGCCCGGATCGCTCACCGCCGGTGGGGGCGCTGGCCGATGCGGGGCTGGCTCGACGCCTTCGCCGAGGCGGGGCTCGTGCGGTGGGACGCGGACGGGCCGACGTTGTCGACGGCAGGACGGGCCACCCCTACGATCGGCGGGTGA